The Deltaproteobacteria bacterium genomic interval GAGCTCTTGCCCACGCCCGGTGGCCCGCTGATGCCGACGCGAATGCCGCGACCGGTCGCTGGCATCAGCGCGTCGAGCACGGTCTGCCCGAGCTCGCGGTGATCGGCGCGCCGACTCTCGAGCAGCGTGATCGTCTTCGCGATCACGCGTCGATCGCCGGCGCGAACCCCCGCGACGTAGTCCGCGGGGGTCTGGACCTTCGTCATGCGTGCCGCTCTCGAATCGAGCGCAGCACCTCGCGCGCGGCGCGCGGCACCTGCGTGCCCGGACCGAACACGTTCGCGACGCCGTGCTCGCGCAGGAAGCCGTAGTCCTGTTGCGGGATCACGCCGCCGCAGACGACCACGACGTCACCGCCGCCCTGCGCGGCGAGCGCCGCGATCAGCTGGGGGACGAGCGTCTTGTGTCCGCCCGCCTGCGTCGAGACGCCCACCGCGTGCACGTCGTTCTCGATCGCCTGGCGCGCGACCTCGTCCGGCGTCTGGAACAGCGGGCCGACGTCGACGTCGAAGCCGAGGTCGGCGAACGCCGTCGCGATCACCTTCGCGCCGCGGTCGTGTCCGTCCTGGCCGAGCTTCGCGACCAGGATCCGCGGCCGGCGGCCCTCGTCGTCGGCGAAGGCGCGGACCTCCGCCTGCAGCGCCTCGAACTCCGGGTCGCCGCGATAGGCCGAGGAGTACACGCCCGAGATGCTGCGCACCTGCGCGCGGTGCCGGCCGAAGACGCGCTCCATCGCGTCGGAGATCTCGCCGACCGTGGCGCGCGCTCGCGCGCACTCGATGGCGAGCTCCAGCAGGTTCGCGCTCGTCCCGCGCGCACCCGCCTCGAGCGCGGCAAGCGCCGCCTTGCAGCGCGCGTCGTCACGACTTGCGCGGATCCGCGCGATGCTCGCGATCTGCTTCTCGCGCACCTGCGTGTTGTCGATCTCGAGCAGCTGGACCTCCGTCCGCTCCTCGGTCCGATACTTGTTCACGCCGACCACCACGTCCTCGCCGCGGTCGATCCGCGCCTGGCGACGGGTCGCGGCCTCTTCGATGCGCAGCTTCGGCATTCCGGCCTCGATCGCACGGGTCATGCCGCCGAGCGCCTCGACCTCGGCGATCAGCTTCTCGGCTTCGCTTGCGATCGATGCCGTCAGGCTCTCGACGTAGTACGAGCCGCCGAGCGGGTCGACGACGCGCGTGATTCCGGTCTCCTCGGCGAGGATCAGCTGGGTGTTCCGCGCGATCCGCGCGGAGAACGGCGTCGGGAGCGTCACGGCCTCGTCGAAGCCGTTGGTGTGCAGCGACTGCGTTCCCCCGAGCACCGCGGCCATCGCCTCGATCGTGGTTCGGACCACGTTGTTGTACGGATCCTGCTCGGTCAGGCTCGCGCCCGAAGTCTGGGAGTGCGTGCGCAGCACCAGCGACCGCTCGTCCCTGGGTCCGAACTGGCGCATCAGCTTCGCCCAGAGCATGCGCCCGGCGCGCATCTTCGCGATCTCCATGAAGAAGTTCATGCCGATCGCCCAGAAGAACGAGAGCCGCGGCGCGAACTCGTCGACCGCGAGCCCGCGCGAGAGCGCCGCGCGCACGTACTCGACTCCGTCGGCCAGCGTGAAGGCG includes:
- the scpA gene encoding methylmalonyl-CoA mutase, with the translated sequence MEKRDPKTSADVAAWRKLASEDLRGESPDTLIWSTPEGIAVKPLYTAADLEDLADTDSLPGVFPFVRGPRATMYAFRPWTVRQYAGFSTAEESNAFFHDNLKAGQMGLSVAFDLATHRGYDSDHPRVVGDVGKAGVAIDSVEDMKILFDGIPLDKMSVSMTMNGAVIPTLANFIVAAEEQGVAATKLTGTIQNDILKEFMVRNTYIYPPEPSMRICADIIAYTARNMPRFNSISISGYHMQEAGATAVQELAFTLADGVEYVRAALSRGLAVDEFAPRLSFFWAIGMNFFMEIAKMRAGRMLWAKLMRQFGPRDERSLVLRTHSQTSGASLTEQDPYNNVVRTTIEAMAAVLGGTQSLHTNGFDEAVTLPTPFSARIARNTQLILAEETGITRVVDPLGGSYYVESLTASIASEAEKLIAEVEALGGMTRAIEAGMPKLRIEEAATRRQARIDRGEDVVVGVNKYRTEERTEVQLLEIDNTQVREKQIASIARIRASRDDARCKAALAALEAGARGTSANLLELAIECARARATVGEISDAMERVFGRHRAQVRSISGVYSSAYRGDPEFEALQAEVRAFADDEGRRPRILVAKLGQDGHDRGAKVIATAFADLGFDVDVGPLFQTPDEVARQAIENDVHAVGVSTQAGGHKTLVPQLIAALAAQGGGDVVVVCGGVIPQQDYGFLREHGVANVFGPGTQVPRAAREVLRSIRERHA